The Leptospira paudalimensis region ACGACATATATGTTCAAGAAATGAACAGGGTCCAGGAATATGCGGACCATACCACCAAAATGATCAAAGAACCGTTTGATGAAACGGGCCACCTTTTCCTCGCTGAAACGGAAGAGGGTGAGATCATCGGCACCGTTCGTATCAACTTCCGCAGGGATGGAATTTTGGAATGCGAAGACTTATATGAAATGGATCTTTTCCGCCCCTTTTACCCTGACCAAGTTTCCATGTCGACCAAACTTATGGTGAAACGTGAATACCGTCATACGGCAGCTGCGAGTATGCTTTGTATGAAGATTTATGAACATGCTAGGGAAAATGGAATCGTCATCGATTTTATTGATACCAATCCACATTTGGTGCGATTGTACAACCAAGTTGGATATCGGATGTACAAAAAAAACATCCACCACCCTGAATATGGCATTGTGATTCCCATGGTATTCTTGTTAGACGACAATGAATACTTAAAACAAATTCATTCACCATTCCTTCGTTTGGCGAAAAGGTTTCCTGCCGGAACAGAACTTGCTCATTTGTTTGAAACCAAATTCCCTGAATATAAAGATATTCGACCTCTCTTCTCAATGGAAGGAGATGAAGTTTGGCAAAATATTGTTCATGATATGATGCTTCCCCCAAGCCAGTTTCTCTCGTTTTTACGAGGGTTTACGGAGGAAGAGTCTAAAAAACTTCTCTCCATGCTTGATTTAATTGATTATGAAGATGGTGATGTCGTGTTCCACCAAAACCAAGAAAGCCAAGGTTTGTTTTGTGTATTGGATGGAAGTGTAGAAGTTGTGGTGAATAGAGAAGATGGAGTTAGATCTACCATTTCCATCTTAAACCAAGGGGAGATCTTTGGAGAACTTGGTTTTGTAGCGAAGTCCAACCGAAACGCAGATATCATTGTAAGAGATCATGCGAAACTTCTCATCCTTACACCCAATGAATTTCAAAAATTGGAAATCCAAAGTCCCACATTAGCGGTAAAATTACTTACCAATTTGTTTGTGATTTTAGCGCAGAGGTTCAACGAAATGTCCCGCCGCATGCTCGAATTTAGAAGGTTGTACGAGATGG contains the following coding sequences:
- a CDS encoding GNAT family N-acetyltransferase, translating into MSHIKVHLATTEEDRNKIYHLRYDIYVQEMNRVQEYADHTTKMIKEPFDETGHLFLAETEEGEIIGTVRINFRRDGILECEDLYEMDLFRPFYPDQVSMSTKLMVKREYRHTAAASMLCMKIYEHARENGIVIDFIDTNPHLVRLYNQVGYRMYKKNIHHPEYGIVIPMVFLLDDNEYLKQIHSPFLRLAKRFPAGTELAHLFETKFPEYKDIRPLFSMEGDEVWQNIVHDMMLPPSQFLSFLRGFTEEESKKLLSMLDLIDYEDGDVVFHQNQESQGLFCVLDGSVEVVVNREDGVRSTISILNQGEIFGELGFVAKSNRNADIIVRDHAKLLILTPNEFQKLEIQSPTLAVKLLTNLFVILAQRFNEMSRRMLEFRRLYEMGGSSR